The uncultured Desulfobulbus sp. genome window below encodes:
- a CDS encoding hotdog fold thioesterase, producing MWKKICSTEELQAACASTLIPTLGIEFTFLGDTYLEARMPVDARTMQPMGFLHGGASAALAETVGNAAAYLCVDEGLFCVGLEINANHIRPAGPGWVTARATSLHIGRTTQVWEIKISDEKNQLICVSRLTVAVLSAQEQRVGFP from the coding sequence ATGTGGAAAAAAATTTGCAGTACGGAAGAACTTCAGGCAGCCTGTGCATCGACTTTGATTCCCACCCTTGGCATCGAGTTTACCTTCCTAGGTGATACGTATCTGGAGGCCAGGATGCCTGTGGATGCACGTACCATGCAACCTATGGGATTTCTCCATGGGGGTGCCTCAGCGGCTCTGGCGGAAACTGTGGGTAATGCCGCCGCCTACCTCTGTGTTGATGAGGGGCTCTTCTGTGTGGGACTTGAAATTAATGCCAATCACATTCGCCCAGCCGGTCCGGGATGGGTCACGGCCCGCGCAACCAGCCTCCATATCGGTCGGACGACGCAGGTTTGGGAAATCAAGATATCAGATGAAAAAAATCAACTGATCTGTGTTTCCCGCCTGACAGTGGCTGTCCTATCTGCGCAGGAACAAAGGGTGGGCTTTCCTTGA
- a CDS encoding histidine kinase dimerization/phospho-acceptor domain-containing protein, with protein sequence MSVEKAWQNNAPEDEACLCHTQELISLEQLEREKSRLMGELAGSLAHELNNPLCGVTAFLERLSRHGSLTGQDAHLLPLALAQCTRMKALLKDIQAVMGPHCLKKEVTDLQQVLNFVMRLLHKQLKLFGVLVHPLQLEDPIWVIGNEQQLRQMLLQLLFTVGRALAGAGGELTLQSLRHADEIRLIIQCQVAPSHYEQLLQLFDQLRSSQLPLDSDTAIVHSILELQGVTMQITQPVQGIGAMVFTLPIEHADM encoded by the coding sequence GTGTCTGTAGAAAAAGCTTGGCAAAACAACGCTCCAGAGGATGAGGCCTGCTTGTGCCACACGCAGGAGCTGATTTCGCTGGAACAACTTGAGCGTGAGAAGTCCCGGCTTATGGGGGAGCTTGCAGGCTCTCTGGCCCATGAACTGAATAATCCGCTCTGTGGCGTAACTGCCTTTCTTGAGCGATTATCGCGTCATGGATCCTTGACTGGGCAGGACGCACATCTGCTGCCACTGGCACTTGCACAGTGTACTCGCATGAAGGCATTGCTCAAAGACATTCAGGCGGTCATGGGACCTCATTGCCTGAAAAAAGAAGTGACTGATCTGCAGCAAGTTCTCAATTTTGTTATGAGGCTTTTGCACAAGCAGCTCAAACTTTTCGGAGTGCTGGTGCATCCTCTGCAACTGGAGGATCCCATCTGGGTCATTGGAAACGAGCAGCAGTTGCGACAAATGCTGCTGCAGCTTCTCTTCACTGTCGGGCGGGCATTGGCCGGGGCTGGTGGAGAGCTGACTTTGCAATCTCTCCGCCACGCTGACGAAATTCGCCTGATTATACAATGTCAGGTGGCTCCTTCCCATTATGAGCAACTGCTACAGCTTTTTGACCAGTTGCGGAGTAGCCAACTCCCCCTTGACAGTGACACGGCAATCGTTCATTCTATTCTAGAACTCCAGGGCGTGACCATGCAGATAACTCAACCCGTCCAGGGAATAGGAGCAATGGTTTTTACCCTGCCAATCGAGCATGCAGATATGTAA